AACGATCCAGATAGTCCAACCCAAGTCCGTATAATTCTATAGAGGTTAAAAAATTTGAAAGTTTGGAGCTGGTATCCAGGCGAAGGGGGAAACTACCCATTAAAAAGGCCCGACTTTCCTTGAGCTCGCGATCCGTAACCGGTTCGGTCTGGATTCTCTGGATTTCGCTCAAAACCTGTTGGATGGCTTGATTGGCAGAACTATTTTTAGTTTGAAGGACCACTAAGAACGTCCCCACATCCAAATAAGATTGAAACCGGCTTGAAATATGGTAAGCAAGTCCTTGATTGTCCCGAACCTCCGTCATCAGCCTTGAGGAAAAACCTCCCCCACCCAGGATATAGTTCATCACCAAAAGGGCATGATAGTCGGGGTGGTTTTTTGGAACCCCTAAATGGCCCAGAACAATATTGGATTGGGTAACGGCTTGATCAATGATCCGCATCTTTTTTTCGTGTAAGGGAGTAGGGGGTAAAATTGCCGGGGGTTTTATCGGCCCTTTTTCCCAATTCTCGAAATATTTTCGAACCAAACCCCTGGCCTCTGATTCGGTTAGGTCTCCTACGATTGCAATCATTGAATTATTTGGCCGGTAGTAAGATTGATGAAACTGAATGACATCTTTTCGTTTGATCCTGGAAAGGGTTTTTTCAAGACCTATGACCGGGTATTGAAAGGGATGGTTTGAAAAAATAATTTCATTGAAGGCCTTCCGGGCAACTAAACCCGGGTTTTCTTTTTCCCCAAGGATTTCTCCTAAAACCTCCCTTTTCTTTCGGTCCAATTCTTTTTGTGAAAAAGCAGGATTCCGGATGATATCGGAGAGGATATCAAACCCGGTTTCAACATCCTTTCTCAATACCTTTAAAAATGCAGAAGAGGAATCGGAGTGGGCCTCCACGGTTAGTTTTCCTCCGATAAAATCAATGGCATCAGAAATTTCTGTGGCCTGACGGGTTTGGGTTCCGCTTTGCAACAATGAAGCTGTTAAATGAGCAAGTCCCGCCTTGTCCGGGGAATCAAACCGGGATCCCGCCTTAATCGTCATCTGGGCGGTTACAATGGGAATGGAATGGGATTCCACAAGTAAAAGGACCATGCCATTGGGCAAAAGAATCCGTTTTGGGATAATTTCCGTTGCCTGAGAGGGGATTGCAAAGAATAAAAGGAGTTGGAAAATGAGAATGATTTGAATTGGGTGTCGCGAGGTTTCCCTTAATTTCATTTTATTTTCATGAACCGTTCTTTAATTAATTTTGCTTTTCAGGAATTAGGGTTCCAACCGTCCGGGTTTTTTGGGTCAGATAGTTTTTCGCAACCCGTTGGATTTCTTCTTTTTTTACTTTTCGAATTTGCTCCACATAGCTTTCATAGAAAGGGATTCCGGCACCGATGGCCTCTACCTTTCCAAGTTGCATGGCCTGGAAAAAGTTGGAGTCCCGGGCCATAATAAAAGCTGCCTCAAACTGATTTTTGGCTTTTTCTACCTCGTAAGGACTGACCCCCTCTCTTTTGATTCGGTCCAATTCCCCATAAAGGGAGGCTTCAAATGTTTCTGGTTTTGTGTCAGGGTGAAGAACCCCATACAGGTAGAACAGTTCAGGATCGGTGGTTAAATCGGTATAATCCCCCCCAATGTCCAAGGCCAGTTCTTTTTCATAAACCAACTTTTTGTAAAGCCGGGAACTTTTTCCTGAAGTCAAAATATTGGCCAAAATGGAAAGCGCGAACGAATCGGAAGGATTTTGGAAATTTGAAACCCGATACCCGGCAATGACAAAAGGGAGTTGAGCCTCTTTGTGAATGGTGATTCTCCGCTCTCCAAGCTGTTCGGGCTCCGGAAGGTGGATCTCTGGAGGATCCGGTTTGCGGGGAATTTTTTCAAAATATTCTTTTATTTTGGGTAATACCTCCTGAGATTTGAAATCCCCTACCATGACAATAATGGCATTTTGAGGGGTATAATACCGTTTGTAGTGTTGGACCACATCCTCATGTTTTAAGGCCTCAAGATCGCTCATCCAACCAATGACCGGGGAATGATAAGGGTGAACCAAAAAAGCCGTGGCGTAAAGGTTCTCAATGAGAAAATTGGTGGGGTTGTCCTCTACCCGAAGGCGCCTTTCCTCCTTTACCACATCACGCTCCAAATTGAATTCCTTTGGATCCAATAAAAGATTGACCATTCGATCCGATTCAAGTTCCAGGGATAGCTCGAACCGGTCGCTGGAAAGATTTTCGAAGTAAGCGGTGTAATTATTTGAGGTGAAAGCGTTTTCCGTTCCCCCATTTTTTGCCACAATATTTGAAAATTCCCCCTTTCCGTATTTGTGAGTTCCCTTAAACATCAAATGTTCGGTCAGATGGGAAAGCCCGGTTTTTCCCGTTACCTCATTTCGGGACCCCACACGATACCAAATTTGAAAAGTGACAACGGGGGCTTTATTTTGTTCAAGCAAAATCACCTTTAACCCGTTGGAAAGTGTGGTGGTGAAAATTTTGTTTGAAAAGGCGGTATTTTGGGTCAGAAGGATTAAAAGGGCGGGTAATATGAGCCATTTTGAAAAGTTTTTCATTGGACGTTTTGTCATTAGAAGAGATCCCAGTTAACTTAACAGAACTCTAAAATTGATGTCAAGAAAACCCAACATTGAAAATGAAAAATTCGAACTCCGTTTTTTTTCAATAGGGTTTTCCCTCGATGGAAAAACAAAAAATAACGGGGTTGAGATAAAATTATTAAACCAATGGAATCGGTTCAGGGAGGTCAGAGGATTTTCCCACCAGCTGGCCACATGCCGCCAAAATATCCTGGCCTTTGGTTTTTCGAATGAAGGCGGTCAGGTTTGCGGATAATAAAATGTTTTGGAATTTTATGACCTGTTCCTGGGCCGGGCGGGAAAAGAAAGAACCGGGATACTCATTAAAGGGAATAAGGTTGATTTTGCAACGGATGCCTCGGACCAATTGAACGAGCCGTTTGGCATCTTCCAATGAATCATTTACCCCATTTAATAGAACATATTCGAAAAATATTCTTCGGCGGGGAGAAAGGGGAAATTCTTTGCAAGCCTGGAGCAGTTTTTCCAGAGGGTAACTCTGATTAATGGGAACCAGTCTGTTTCTTTGCTCGTTGGTGGTTGCATTTAATGATACCGCCAGATTGATCTGAGGTGCCCTTTTTCCCAGGTCTTGAATTTGAGGAACCAAACCGACGGTAGAAATAGTGATTCTTCTTGGGGAAATCGCGAGACCCTTGGGGTCCGTTATTCGTTGAATGGCTTCTAAGGTGTTGTCCAAATTAGCCAAGGGTTCCCCCATCCCCATCAGAACAATATTGGTCAACGTTCGATTTTCGGAAAGTTGTTGTTTAACAATCAAAACCTGATCGACAATTTCATGTGGTTTAAGGTTTCGCTTAAGGCCCCCTACCGCAGTGAAACAAAATTGGCAATCCAAGCCACACCCCGCCTGGCTTGAGATGCAAAGGGTTAGTCGGTCCTCATCTGGAATTAAAACGCTTTCGATTTGATTTTTATCTTTGAGGATAAATAGAAATTTTTCGGTTCCATCCTGAGAAATTTGGTGTTTGATAATTTTTAACCTGCTTATTTCACATTGGACCTCAAGGTGTTCCCGATCTTGTTTGGAAAGGTTAGTCATGTCCGAAAAGGTTTTGGCGCCTTTTCTATAAATCCACTCGAATATCTGCTCGGCCCGGTAGCGGGGCCAGCCCTGTTCCTGAACCCATTTTTGGGCAGAGGCAAGACTCATCTCTTTGAAATCATTAGTAATACAAATTGCTCCCATGGGGAAAATCATACTAAAGTTTTTGTTTCAAAACAAGAAATAAAAAGGGTGAAGATAGGTGAGCTAAAAACCCATTTAGTGGTGAAAGCTTAAAACCCTTTTATGTTTTTGGTGTGGTTTTGGAATAAACTCTCATGAATTCATTTGGTTGTGTTTTTTTGGCAAAAATTGGTTCTCTGTAAGTATTCACAAATTTCATGGGTTTTTTACCCATAGGCCATTTATTTTTTTCCTTTGTGGAATTTTGGTTTTTATTTGTTTATATTTAGAAAGGGGTAGATTTGCATCGCATTTCTCCCAAGGTTCTTTTCTGAATGGATAAATCCGCTTGGCCCATTGGATACTATGAGATTGAGAAGGAGATTAACCTCCCTAAAACAAAAAACTCCTTTTGGTTTGTACCACCCCACTTTTCTGATTCACCTTTTAAGAAATAACAAATTTATGGTTTGGACCGTAAAAAATTTATCCCTCTTTATCAGTTCCTTCCTGATGGTTTCCCTCCTTTCAGCATGTGGAAGCGGGGGAGGGGATGGAGGAGGGGGTAAAGTAATTGAATACACTGGGAGCGAAACACAAGCCCGTATAACTTTGGAAAATGCCATTCCCTTTTCCGTCTTGGCCTATATCGAAGGAAGAGTGGGTACTTCATTTAACGTCCTTTCTTTCGTTCCAGTAAGTGGAGGGGGCAATAATGATCTGATTCAAACCCGAACCCCCTCAAACTTTAAAGATTTTGGGGAGATTATTCCCCCAGGGAATCAATCTTTCTTTAAAATTGATGGAACCAAGCCCCAGAAGGTTATAACTTCATCCGATTCCGGGATGGGCAATTGTGGAGGAGAGTTCCTTACCACTCAAAACATAGATGACGAAACAGGGGTGATTAATGGGTCTGTGGATTATAAAAATTTCTGTGAAGATGGAGTTACTTTTTCTGGGACGGTGGATTTTAATGGAGAAGGGGATTTAACAACGGGAAATCTAGAAAATTTAAATATTTCCTTTGGATTTTTGTCCCGAGAAACGGAGAACACCTCAAGGGCCGCAGCCGGTTTAATAGAAAACACGTTTAATGCGGATTCCCGTATCCTGAAGATGAATATATTTCTTTCCATCAGAGGGACGGATCAGAAAACCGGTGAGAGGTTTGAAACAGTCTATTGGTTGGAAGACTATAGGGTCTCCATTTCTAAAAAAGAAGATTCAGAGGGGTTAAAATTTGAAGAGGTGAGTATTTCGGGAAAATTTTATCAACCCGTTGTAGGGTATGTCATTTTGAGAACCGAAACGGTTATACGTATAAATGAGGGAGATGATCATCCTTTATCAGGGGTCCTGAATTTAGAGGGGAGTGGGGGAACGCTTGCAAAATTAGTTTTTGTGTCCCCCACAACATTTCGTGTTCAGATCGATGGGAATGGGGATGGCAAAATTAATACGGCTTCAGATGAGGTGAAATGGGCTGCGGTATTAGGGACGAATAATCCTGGATCTTTAGACCCGGGTAATACAGGCCCTACGACCACCACCACAACAACGACCACTACCACGACTACATCCACCACAACAACGACCACCACGACGACCACGACTACTTCCACCACATCAACGACCTCGACCACCACGACGACCACTACCACTACTACAACCACGACAACGACCACAACCACAACCTCCCCCACCACGACCACCACGACCACCACGACAACGACCACCACGACCACGACCACCTCAACAACCACCACCACAACGACTACGGTTCCTTAAATTAGTTTAAAGCTTTGAAAAACCCTCATAAACGTTTTTTTGCTCTCCCATTATTTCGCCATTGGTAATTTAAACCTTAAATTTTCACTTCGAATCGATGTCAACCTATCTCGCCTTTTTGGGAACCTAAAGAAGGGAAAAATAAAAAGTAAGTTTGGATTTAGTGGTTTTTAGAAAGGTAAAGAAAAGGAGAGAAAGTTAAATTTTTTAAATGTTTATGAGAAAAATTCCCAATTTAAAAGTTATCGGATAGGACAGAATTTTCTCCGGTGAAATTTAGGAAATATAATAAAACAGGTCATGGATTGGGTTTTCCCCAGTATTCCTTTGGGAAATCGTCCACCATAATGACATCCCTGCGGGCGTCTTCGGCAGTGTTAATCAAGTCCGCTTCTTCTTTTGTAATTACCCCCTGTTGAACGGCCTTTTCCATAAGGGATGAATCATAAGCCCCCTTTATTTTTCCTGTTCGCACGGCGCTTTTGAGTTTCTTCTCCGAGGATTCTGCTTCCATCATTTTCATAAGAGCAACCTCCAGACGTCCCGTGGGATCTGTGGGATCAGTAGAGACAAATATTCCCGAAGTTAAGCGATCGCGGGCAGGGGAGGGTTTTAACAGAAGGCGGGCGACTCTTTGGACTTGCCGGTCATTGGGGGATTTAAAGGGTTTTCCAAAGGGAAAAATCAGTATTCGAAGTAACCAGGCTACGGGTCGATTGGGAAAGGAGCGGATTAACTGATCCAAACGCTGTTGGATCCGGTGAAGGCAGGTCTCACAACCCCACTCCAGGAAGGGGATATCTTCCTTGGGCCTTCCCTGGTCTTCAAACCGTTTTAAACAGGCCGAACCCAAGTACAGATAACTCAGTATATCTCCTAAACGGGCGGATAATCTTTCTTTTCTTTTCAGGGTTCCCCCCATAATCATCATCGCCGTATCAGCAATCAAAGCAAACGATGCACTTAACCTGGAAAAATTTTGGTAAAACCGTTTGGAGGGGTGGTTTTCGGGGGCCTGGACTAATCGTGCTCCGGTGATAGCGTGCCAAAAGGAACGAAATCCATTTCCGATGAAGAACCCAGCGTGACCGAACAGAGCGCGATCAAAATTTTTTGAGCCCCGTTGCGGATCCGGATCCGAAAGAGCCTTTATTTCCTTGAGAACCCAAGGATGACACCGGATGGCCCCTTGTCCGAAAATAATGAGACTCCGTGTTAAAATATTGGCCCCCTCAACGGTAATACTGATTGGAATGGCATGGTAAAGCCGTCCTAAAAAGTTGCGGGGCCCCAAAGCGATTCCTCTTCCCCCTAAAACATCCATGGCATCATTAAGCACCCAGCGCATGGTTTCGGTTAAATGGTATTTTACAACGGCAGAAATAACGGAAGGTTTCTCACCCTGATCCACCGCTCCCGCAGTCATAACACGGGCTGCATCCATCAGATAGGTATAGCCTCCGATTCTGGCCAATGCTTCCTCAACCCCCTCAAATTGGCCTATAGGGGTTTTAAATTGCCTCCGGATGGACGCGTAGGCTCCAACGGAACGGCTGGCCAGCATTCCGGTACCAGTTCCCAAAGCCGGGAGGGAGATTGCACGGCCTGATGCAAGGCAGTCCATAAGCATCCGCCAACCCTGACCGGCCCACTCAACCCCTCCAATGATCCATTCCAGGGGAATAAAGACATCCTGGCCGCTGGTAGGGCCGTTCATAAAGGAAATAGCTAAAGGTGAATGTCTTCGCCCAATGGTGACACCCGGTGTTTTGGTTGGAATCAGGGCCAGGGTTATTCCAATCTCTTCCTTTTCACCCAATAAATGATCGGGATCGTAGAGTTTAAAAGCAAGCCCTAACACCGTGGCCACAGGGGCTAGGGTAATATATCGTTTTTCCCAGGTGAGCCGAATTCCCAAGATATCTTTTTTTCCTTCAAAGTCCCCGCGGCATACCACCCCCGAATCGGTCAAGGAGGCAGCATCGCTTCCGGCTGTGGGTGAGGTTAGGGCAAAGCAGGGAACCTCTTCCCCTCGGGCCAAACGGGGCAGATAAAACTGTTTTTGATTTTCTGTTCCGTAGCGAAGAAGCAGTTCTGCAGGTCCAAGGGAGTTGGGAACCATTACCGTTACCGCTGCAACCAAGCTTCGGCTTACAATTTTTGCAATAACCGTTGAATGGGCCAGTGCGGAAAAATCCAGCCCCCCAAATTCTTTGGGGATGATCATTCCGAAAAACCCTTGGTCTTTTATAAATTTCCAAACTTCGGGAGGAAGATCGTGAAACTCTTCATTGATTTTCCAATCATCCAACATCCGGCAGAGTTCATCAACGGGACCGTCTAAAAAGGCCTGTTCCCGGTGAGATAAGGTGGGGGGAGGAAATGACTGAAGTTTATTCCAGTTGGGTTTTCCGCTAAATAAATCAGCGTCCCACCACACTGTTCCTGCCTCAATCGCCTCACGTTCGGTCTCGGACATGGGAGGCAACTTTTTTTTCGCCATTCTATAAATGGGATCACTGATTAATTTCCGCCTTAAGACCATGGGGCCTGTCTCCTATTCTTGTTATAAAAAAATCTCTTTCAAAAAAGATCAGATGATTCAATTTTGGATGGCTTAAATTCACCCCGAATTATATCACTATTTTAAAAATTTCCCCACTTTTCCAATGGAAAGGGAAAAGGGTTGAAGTAAGGGGGCGACCTTTTGGTTCACCTTAGCGTTTTTTTGAAATATATTCTCTTTATTCCAAGGAACCGTTGACAGTCCAATTTGGAATGTACTACATTAAACACAACAAACTTTTTCATTAGGGTAGGAAAAAATCTATGAAAAAAAAGAAGTCTCTTGCTGAGGTTTATCACCAGGAAACCAAGTATATCCGTTCAGATTTAATGCGCGATACCCGGCAATTGGATTGGGCCTCTCAACCGACCCCTTTTAAAGAAATCCATTCCGATCGAAAGGTGGAATTGGTCCATTATCTTCCTTTTAGTAAGAATCCTTTTACCGGTGAAGGATTGAATCCTGTTCCGGAGGAATTGGGAGGAGGAACCTTAGCTCAAATTTCCCGGCTTCTTTATTTTACCAATGGGGTGACCGGAATGCTGGAGTTTGCTCCTGGAAATGTTCAATACTACCGGGCAGCTCCTTCTGCAGGGGCTCTTTATCCAACCGAGTTGTATATTGCAGTTCGGGATCTTCCTTCTTTGGAGAATGGCATTTATAATTTTCAAGTGAAGGATCACTCCCTCATTCCTCTCTGGGAGGGAGACTTTTGGAAAGAATTTAAAGAATATGGTTTTGGTCACGAAGTCATTGACCGGGCCCAATTATTAATCATTTTTACTGCGGTTTTTCATCGAAGCTCTTGGCGCTATCAAGAGAGGGCCTACCGCCGGATTTTATTGGATACCGGGCATATTTTGGGAAACCTGAACTGTTATGCTTTTAAAGAGGGTTTTGGGGTCTATCCTATCAGCGGTTTTTTTGATGCAGCATTAAATCACCTCCTGTTGTTGGATGAGGAGAAAGAAGGTACATTGATGCTGGTGGCGCTTCCCAGGTTTGAAAATCTTTTCGGAACGGAGATTCGAAGAAGTTCAGTTTACCCCTCGGAGAAAAAAAACGAGGCCAACGGTTTACCGGGGGAAGGGCTTTTAGGGCAATTGCACCGCGCTTCCTATATTGGAAAAGGAACCTTTGAGGAGGGGGAACTGCCCGATGATCAATTGTTAGAGGAAAAATACCGTGACCGGCCTCGAACACCCCTTACAGCCTATCCCTTGGAATGGAAAAAGGATATTGAAAAAATTATTATGAATCGGCGGTCGACTCGGGTTTTGTCCGGTGAACCTTTCCTGAAAGATGAACTCTCCAGTATTTTAACATTTGCCTATGAACCTGCCGTGATCAAAAACGCAGAAGGGGCGACCGGGCGAGGGCTTCCTCAAGTGTTTGATCCTTCCCTGCTGGAGACCTACCTGGTGGTTCACGGAGTGGTGGAAATGGATCCCGGGATTTATTATTATGCCCCCGGAAGTCAGGAGCTTCGCCTGATTCAGAAGGGGGATTTCAGACAACAAACGCTGGAATTCTGCCTAGGCCAGGAACTGGGAAGGGATGCAGCGGTGGTGTTCATTCATACCTCGGATCTAAACGCCGCCGTTCAGAAATATGGGGATCGTGCCTACCGGTATTTACATTTAGATGCGGGGCACATTGGACAACGGCTTAATCTGGCTGCTGTTCATTTGGGTTTAGGGGCCAGCGGGATCGGGGGATTTTTTGATGATGAGGTGAATAAATTACTTCAAATAAACCCCGAACAAATTGTGGTATACATCACCACACTTGGAAGGGCCCAACAACGAGCAATTAAAGTGGAATAGTTAGGACCCAATCCAATGAAAGGGTGGTTCGGGCGGATTTTAACCCTGGTTGTAAACCTGCATTAAATCTTTTAACGTGTAAAGACTTTCCAAGTGATGTCCCATTTGGTCTATGTTTTCCCGGCCCCCCTCCTGCCGGTCCACAAGGGCCAAAACTCGGAGAATTTTATAACCTTCCTTTTCTAGTACCTCAATGGCCTTTCGCGTTGACCCTCCTGTGGTGACCACATCTTCCACTACGACTACATTGGACCCCACAGGAACATTCCCTTCAATCCATCGTTGGGTTCCGTGCTTTTTTGGCTCTTTTCGGATAATAAATGCCGAAATCGGTTGGTTGTAAATGGCGCTGGTTAGAGCCACGGATACTGCGATGGGATCGGCCCCCAACGTCAATCCACCAATTCCTTTAGCAGGAAGATCTTTTACCCTGTGAAATAAAATCTGTCCAATTAAAAATGTCCCCTGCGAGTCCAGGGTGGTTTTTTTACAATCAATATAGTAACAGCTTTTTTTCCCAGAAGTGAGGGTGAAAATAGGGTCTGGTGAATATTTAAAGGATTTTTGCAAAAGGAGATGAAGGAGTTCTTTTTGATAGTTCTCTAATTTAGCGGCTCCCACAAGGTTTTCCTCATTTTTCTAAAATAACTATCCTGAATTTAGAAATGGGCACATCTTTCCATTAATCCCCTCTTTTTGTCAAGGCAGGGAGGAAGAGTATTGGGTAACCCGTGTTTTTATTGACAGCTAGCAAATTGGCGGTAGAATGAATAATTGGTTTCCCCTATTTAAGCACAAACAATTCCGATCATTTAAAATGGGTGAGAGTCGACGATATATACGGGCTGGGATTCCTTTTGTGATTGAGGTATTTTTTCCAAATGAAGAGACCAGTTTTGGGGCATACGGGTGGAGTATTGGAAAGGGAGGCCTTGGGTTTTATACACAAAAACCCCTTCAGAGGAATTCCGAAATCCTCTTAAAAGTAGGATTTATGGGGGATCAAAATGACAGACTGCCCGAGGTGGCCAATGGGGTGGTTCGATGGGTTAAAGGCCTTGGGGATGTGTATGCCGTAGGTGTCCAGTTTGTTGATTTAAATGAGGATGACCATTTCGTATTGTTGGGATTTCTTGATCATGCGGAGCAGATATCTCATGAGATTTTAAAGAAAACCATTTCCTGAAAACTCTCTTCCAACTCTTTAGAAAATAAACCATACCAAAAAACAAGTGGGTGAACCATGGCTAATTATTCAAAGAATGGTCAGCGTCTCCATAAAAGGAGCGAATTAAGGTCTGTGGCTAGAGTCTTTCCTCGCGGAGAAATGAGTGGTTTTGAAGCGTATGTTAAAGATATCAGCAGAAGCGGATTGGGTTTTTATTCCAAGTCCATCGTGGAGGTTAATCGGGAGGTGACCGCCAGGCTTCAGTTTACCAATACCTCCGGAAAGACGGTTGTTGAAAGTGTAACCGGCCGGGTAGTATATTCTGATCCTTGGGAAGATGCCTTTTTTATAGGGATTGAATTTAAGGAGATTATTCAGCCAATAAAAAACCCATGGCTTTTTGCTCATGTGAAAGAATCGGAATTTGCCGGCCCTCCCAAATAGGGGTTTTTATTGTTTGCCTTCCTTTTTCCTCTTAACCCCCTGACTAGACCCCTTTCCTAAACCCCTTTTTGGAGAAACCTTGAAATCCCCCAATTAAAATTTTTTTCAATTAAGGTCCACATCTTATCCCATTGTTTTTAAAAACTAATATTCATTTAAAAAAGAAAGCAAGATATTTTTTAAAACCTATTGTAAACCCTTTATAGCCTCGACCGTCTAACCAGTTAAATTAACCGGATTTTTGCATGACGAATCGTTTAAGGCAAAAAAAGGAGGTTTTCAATGAAAGGTTATTTTGGGTTTCTAAGTTCCATTCTCATTTCTTTAATTTTGGTGGCTTGCGGAAGTAGTACAGGGGATTCAACGGGGTCCCCCGATCCTACTGGAAAAGTGACTGTGGTCTTGACGGATGCCCCAAGCGATGCTTTTGAAAGTGTGGAAATTACGATCAACTCAATAGCTTTTTTGGGGGAGGATGGGCAAATTCTAGTCCCCTTACCAGAAGATAAACCCATTAAGGTTGACCTCCTTGAATTGGATGGCTTGAATATGCTTTTAGCCCAAGCGGATATTCCTGAAGGGGTTTATCATAAGATTCGCCTCCATGTGAGTGACCCGAATCTCATTTTGGAGGATGGCATTCCCGTTTCCCCCGAAGACATTACACTGGTGGCGGGGGGGAAAATGGATTTGGTTCCACAAGGGTCCTTTCAGGTGCTCGAAGGGGAAGAGTTGGTCATTCAGATGGATTTTGATGTGGAAAATTCCCTCCACATACATGAAACGGGAAATGGAAAATATGTCATCCGACCGGTGGTATTGGTTAATATTCAGGATAATTCCACACCGAATTTGGATATGGTGGATGCCATCGGGGTGATTCAGACCATTAATTATAGTGAAAGGAGGTTTTTGCTCCGCCTGGGGCGGCATATGAGTGTGAGGGTTTACACCACAGATGAGACTATTGTTACCGATTCCGCAGGGAATCATTTGTTATTTGATGACCTTGAGGTCCTTCAAAAAGTAGAAGTGGTGGGCGATTTCACCGGAAAAGGGATCCTTCAGGCCACCAGTATTGAGGTTCACCGGGATCATGTCCACCGTCATGGCGTGATCAAGGATTTGGATTTAAACCTTCGGGAATTTGTTTTGATCAAAAGGGATCTGACGGAGCAAGTCGTTTCCTTTGATGTGGCCACTTTGATTCATATTGGGAGGGAAATTCTTTCAGAAAATGACTTGGCCAATGCCCAGCGGGTGAAAGTCGCGGGATTAATCGATCCTTCAACGGGAAAATTGCTTGCACGGAAAATTAGAATCAAGCCGGAGCATTTTAGAGGATTAATTGCCGGTCCACCCAATTGTCCTGATACCATTCAAGTGGTGAACCCCAGGGCGAAACTATACCGCCTTCATTTGGCTAAAATTGTACTTGAACCGGAGAATACCATTATGGTTCAAATCGGTTCCGCGCGGTTGGTGAATTGGGATGGAACCCCATTGGTTTGTGCCGATCTTGTTGAGGGAGACCCTGTATTTATCAA
The window above is part of the Nitrospiria bacterium genome. Proteins encoded here:
- the pyrE gene encoding orotate phosphoribosyltransferase, producing the protein MGAAKLENYQKELLHLLLQKSFKYSPDPIFTLTSGKKSCYYIDCKKTTLDSQGTFLIGQILFHRVKDLPAKGIGGLTLGADPIAVSVALTSAIYNQPISAFIIRKEPKKHGTQRWIEGNVPVGSNVVVVEDVVTTGGSTRKAIEVLEKEGYKILRVLALVDRQEGGRENIDQMGHHLESLYTLKDLMQVYNQG
- a CDS encoding PilZ domain-containing protein, coding for MNNWFPLFKHKQFRSFKMGESRRYIRAGIPFVIEVFFPNEETSFGAYGWSIGKGGLGFYTQKPLQRNSEILLKVGFMGDQNDRLPEVANGVVRWVKGLGDVYAVGVQFVDLNEDDHFVLLGFLDHAEQISHEILKKTIS
- a CDS encoding PilZ domain-containing protein — its product is MANYSKNGQRLHKRSELRSVARVFPRGEMSGFEAYVKDISRSGLGFYSKSIVEVNREVTARLQFTNTSGKTVVESVTGRVVYSDPWEDAFFIGIEFKEIIQPIKNPWLFAHVKESEFAGPPK
- a CDS encoding DUF4382 domain-containing protein, whose protein sequence is MKGYFGFLSSILISLILVACGSSTGDSTGSPDPTGKVTVVLTDAPSDAFESVEITINSIAFLGEDGQILVPLPEDKPIKVDLLELDGLNMLLAQADIPEGVYHKIRLHVSDPNLILEDGIPVSPEDITLVAGGKMDLVPQGSFQVLEGEELVIQMDFDVENSLHIHETGNGKYVIRPVVLVNIQDNSTPNLDMVDAIGVIQTINYSERRFLLRLGRHMSVRVYTTDETIVTDSAGNHLLFDDLEVLQKVEVVGDFTGKGILQATSIEVHRDHVHRHGVIKDLDLNLREFVLIKRDLTEQVVSFDVATLIHIGREILSENDLANAQRVKVAGLIDPSTGKLLARKIRIKPEHFRGLIAGPPNCPDTIQVVNPRAKLYRLHLAKIVLEPENTIMVQIGSARLVNWDGTPLVCADLVEGDPVFIKGRIIPHTPDSQDPNPIQVLAKKVKRLKQAHVVGEILSIHPDSQDPQVGTFILGLNIPGFYWSTDQKTSVNLPIRVLVTHQTTFDEGMMFETLLEGQRVEVRGFFSLRRFHPHLILVAVHVGSAPEDLTNLN